In Dehalococcoidia bacterium, the following are encoded in one genomic region:
- the trpA gene encoding tryptophan synthase subunit alpha, with amino-acid sequence MLTRLQNSLDKILLEKRTGLIPYVTIGFPRLEDTLQIVKSIEEAGADAVELGVPYCDPVADGPTIQASSYKALSQGITTTACINLVGELRQSGIEIPIIFMGYFNPILSYGIESYAEDCANAGVDAVIVPDLPPDESDELREALHANGLGLISLLAPTSPNERIALGVRMSDGFVYCVSIAGVTGARSELPKDLNSFIARVRSYTTLPIAVGFGIAEKKHVQAVGAIADIAIVGSALINVLDSANEGEIPEAAKTFVSSLIS; translated from the coding sequence ATGCTAACTCGACTACAAAACAGTTTAGACAAAATCTTACTTGAAAAACGAACTGGCTTGATACCTTACGTAACAATAGGCTTTCCACGGCTAGAAGACACCCTTCAAATCGTTAAGTCTATCGAAGAAGCTGGAGCAGATGCCGTAGAGCTTGGAGTCCCTTACTGTGATCCTGTAGCAGATGGCCCTACTATCCAAGCCTCAAGCTATAAAGCATTAAGCCAAGGTATAACCACGACAGCATGCATAAATTTAGTGGGTGAGCTACGCCAAAGTGGTATTGAGATCCCCATTATATTTATGGGATATTTTAATCCGATACTAAGCTATGGAATTGAATCTTACGCGGAAGATTGCGCAAATGCTGGAGTGGATGCAGTTATAGTGCCCGACTTGCCCCCGGATGAATCAGATGAATTACGTGAAGCGCTACACGCCAATGGATTAGGACTAATATCACTACTTGCGCCTACGAGCCCCAATGAACGCATTGCACTGGGCGTACGGATGTCTGATGGGTTCGTTTATTGCGTTAGCATTGCGGGCGTTACAGGGGCGAGATCCGAGCTTCCTAAAGACCTCAATTCATTTATTGCGCGCGTTAGAAGCTATACAACGCTACCAATTGCAGTCGGGTTCGGTATCGCAGAAAAAAAACATGTTCAAGCAGTCGGTGCTATCGCAGATATCGCCATTGTCGGAAGCGCTCTTATCAACGTGTTAGACTCCGCTAATGAAGGCGAAATACCAGAAGCTGCAAAAACATTCGTCTCATCTCTGATTTCATAA
- the aroH gene encoding chorismate mutase: MQTLGLRGATTADSNTASAILDATEELLRELVAVNDLVEADIGALFFSVTNDLNAEFPAKAARLRLGWETTALMDCTEIPVPGAPESVIRVLMLINTTKQKEDLHYVYLKGATKLRTPSN; the protein is encoded by the coding sequence ATGCAAACGTTAGGACTACGTGGAGCGACAACTGCAGACAGCAATACTGCATCTGCAATTCTTGATGCCACAGAAGAGCTCTTAAGAGAGCTTGTAGCAGTTAACGACCTTGTGGAGGCAGACATTGGTGCGTTATTCTTTAGCGTGACTAATGACCTCAATGCTGAGTTCCCAGCGAAAGCTGCAAGGTTAAGACTTGGTTGGGAAACAACAGCCTTGATGGACTGCACCGAAATTCCGGTACCTGGCGCTCCGGAATCGGTCATTCGGGTCCTAATGCTAATCAATACAACTAAACAAAAAGAAGATTTGCATTACGTCTACCTGAAAGGCGCAACTAAATTGCGTACTCCATCTAATTAG
- a CDS encoding 3-deoxy-7-phosphoheptulonate synthase, with product MARSISDLHIKQIEALISPEQLQSEFPVSEEIATTIASGRDQIESILSGKDPRLLVIVGPCSIHDEKAALEYASRLKGLAENLNDQILVVMRVYFEKPRTSLGWKGLINDPNLDGSFDVAGGLSRARKLLLELASMGVLAATEFLDPITPQYFADLVSWAAIGARTTESQTHREMASGLSMPVGFKNGTDGNSQIAIDAMKTARAPHSFLGIDRQGQTCVVHTGGNPYGHLILRGGTGGPNYSETSVKDVQAKLENATLPHRIMVDCSHANSEKDHNRQPIAFHNVVAQRLSGNPDLVGLMVESHLHGGRQDLGNDPSALKYGISITDACMSWEETEEMLTQAHKTLAAVPVAQS from the coding sequence GTGGCTCGCTCTATAAGTGATTTACATATTAAACAAATTGAGGCTTTAATTTCACCTGAACAGCTTCAATCTGAATTCCCAGTTTCTGAGGAAATTGCAACGACAATTGCTTCAGGCCGCGATCAAATCGAGAGTATTCTTTCAGGTAAAGATCCTAGGCTTCTGGTAATTGTCGGTCCTTGTTCAATCCACGATGAAAAAGCAGCACTTGAGTACGCCTCAAGACTTAAGGGTCTAGCTGAAAATCTAAATGATCAGATCCTAGTGGTTATGCGGGTCTATTTTGAAAAGCCTAGAACCTCATTGGGATGGAAAGGCCTTATCAATGACCCCAATCTTGACGGCTCTTTTGACGTAGCAGGCGGGCTAAGTAGAGCGAGGAAGCTGCTTTTAGAGCTAGCTTCAATGGGCGTCCTAGCGGCAACTGAATTCCTCGACCCTATTACACCGCAATATTTCGCAGACCTAGTATCGTGGGCAGCTATTGGTGCACGTACTACCGAAAGTCAAACACACCGCGAAATGGCAAGCGGGTTGAGCATGCCAGTTGGTTTCAAAAATGGTACGGATGGTAATTCACAAATAGCAATTGACGCGATGAAAACTGCACGAGCTCCTCATTCATTTCTTGGAATTGATCGTCAAGGTCAAACCTGCGTCGTACACACAGGTGGGAACCCTTACGGTCACTTGATTCTCCGAGGCGGCACCGGAGGTCCGAATTACTCTGAAACTAGCGTTAAAGATGTCCAAGCGAAGCTTGAAAATGCCACGCTACCCCATCGAATTATGGTTGATTGCTCTCATGCCAATTCTGAAAAGGATCACAATCGACAACCGATTGCATTCCATAATGTTGTAGCGCAACGACTATCTGGAAACCCTGACCTTGTTGGATTGATGGTAGAGAGTCATTTACATGGTGGAAGGCAAGATTTAGGAAATGATCCTTCGGCTCTTAAATATGGAATCTCTATTACCGACGCCTGTATGAGCTGGGAAGAGACAGAAGAAATGCTAACTCAAGCCCATAAAACACTCGCAGCCGTACCGGTTGCTCAATCCTGA
- a CDS encoding bifunctional riboflavin kinase/FAD synthetase — MNELLRELELYAKKEPTAVAFGVFDGVHLGHKHVFNTLQKAAAKRDLVPIVVTLANHPLSVLRPEVEIHMLTSLDQRLHLIKDAGIEYVVPLTFTKAISQLSAKDFMQTLKNALHMEHFVAGQDVSIGHNRAGDLKVLTELGSQIGYSIETVEQFNLHELPVRSTSIRKALNQGDLTTVTQLLGRHFSLIGPVIQGEGIGKELLGYPTANINVSPSQAIPAEGIYATWIKFNDQLLPSATSIGKKPTFHTDAPLTVETFILDFKRNLYGEHLELEFVERIRGQEKFSTIELLSAEIEKDIVETKRILGVL; from the coding sequence ATGAATGAGCTTTTGCGAGAGCTCGAACTCTATGCGAAAAAAGAACCCACTGCGGTAGCTTTTGGTGTCTTCGATGGAGTTCACCTAGGTCACAAGCATGTGTTCAACACTCTACAAAAAGCCGCTGCAAAAAGAGACCTAGTACCGATTGTAGTCACACTCGCGAATCACCCTCTATCCGTGTTGCGCCCAGAAGTAGAAATACATATGCTTACTTCCTTAGATCAAAGACTTCATTTAATCAAAGATGCTGGTATTGAATACGTCGTGCCTTTAACTTTTACCAAAGCAATCTCTCAGCTCAGCGCAAAAGATTTTATGCAGACCTTAAAGAACGCATTACACATGGAGCACTTCGTGGCAGGGCAAGACGTTTCTATCGGCCATAACCGTGCAGGAGATTTAAAAGTACTTACCGAATTAGGGAGTCAAATCGGCTACAGCATTGAAACCGTAGAGCAATTCAATCTTCACGAACTTCCTGTCCGAAGTACTTCCATACGCAAGGCCTTGAATCAAGGAGACCTAACTACCGTCACTCAGTTACTTGGAAGGCATTTCTCGCTAATCGGACCTGTAATTCAAGGAGAAGGGATAGGGAAGGAATTACTTGGCTACCCAACTGCAAATATAAATGTTTCTCCCTCCCAGGCAATACCAGCCGAAGGAATATATGCTACGTGGATTAAATTCAATGATCAGCTTCTACCATCGGCTACGAGTATCGGGAAAAAGCCAACATTTCATACAGACGCGCCATTAACAGTCGAGACGTTTATACTCGATTTCAAAAGAAATCTCTACGGTGAGCATCTTGAATTAGAATTTGTTGAACGAATTCGAGGTCAAGAGAAATTTAGCACTATAGAATTATTAAGTGCAGAAATTGAAAAAGACATTGTAGAGACAAAACGTATCCTCGGAGTATTGTAG
- the tyrS gene encoding tyrosine--tRNA ligase, giving the protein MSTIDSNTLRKITRRGVAEIIPENDFIKRLNEGTPLRLKMGFDPSKPDLHLGHVVGLKKLRQLQDLGHELTLIVGDWTAQIGDPSGQSDTRSMLTASEVQQNAETYMQQFFKIVDPEKTKAVYQSEWFGNFSLTDVIRLTSFFTVNQFLHRDDFSKRYATQKPIAVTELLYPLLQAYDSVAIKADVEFGGTDQLFNLMVGRELQEKMGQDPQIVFLMPILPGTDGVRRMGKSLNNYIAIEDSPKDMFGKIMSLPDEVIPLYFELLTDLPEPELEHLTTSIELHTENPMDFKKKLGVEMVSWFHSPEAAITANAEFERVIQRGQEPEEIPEVSIAEIANSIRDQNADGVLVDVLDLLVITSLAKSKSEARRLMSQNAIEIDGERASEETSFVRFGSIIRAGRRRFVRVVNT; this is encoded by the coding sequence ATGAGTACAATTGACTCAAATACCCTGCGCAAAATTACTCGTAGGGGCGTAGCTGAAATCATTCCCGAAAATGATTTCATTAAACGGCTAAATGAGGGCACGCCATTACGCCTGAAAATGGGCTTTGACCCTAGCAAACCTGATTTACATTTAGGGCACGTGGTAGGACTGAAAAAATTACGCCAACTCCAAGATTTAGGTCATGAGCTCACGCTAATAGTTGGAGATTGGACTGCGCAAATTGGGGATCCTTCGGGTCAATCAGACACTCGATCAATGCTCACTGCATCTGAAGTTCAGCAAAACGCCGAAACATACATGCAGCAATTTTTCAAAATTGTGGATCCTGAAAAAACTAAAGCCGTATACCAAAGCGAATGGTTTGGAAATTTTTCTCTTACAGATGTAATTAGGCTTACTTCGTTCTTTACAGTTAATCAATTTCTGCATCGCGATGACTTCTCTAAACGTTATGCAACCCAAAAGCCTATTGCAGTAACCGAGTTGTTGTACCCTCTCCTTCAGGCCTATGACTCCGTAGCAATAAAAGCAGACGTAGAATTCGGTGGCACTGATCAGCTCTTCAATCTTATGGTAGGAAGAGAACTGCAAGAAAAAATGGGACAGGATCCACAAATCGTGTTCTTAATGCCGATTCTACCTGGCACAGATGGGGTTCGAAGAATGGGTAAATCTCTCAATAATTATATAGCGATTGAAGATTCTCCGAAGGATATGTTCGGTAAAATAATGTCACTACCCGACGAAGTAATTCCTTTGTATTTTGAACTGTTGACAGATCTACCGGAACCTGAACTCGAACACCTAACTACTTCAATAGAACTGCACACTGAAAACCCTATGGACTTCAAAAAGAAACTCGGGGTTGAAATGGTCTCTTGGTTCCATTCCCCTGAAGCCGCCATTACTGCCAATGCAGAATTCGAAAGAGTGATACAAAGAGGACAAGAACCTGAAGAAATTCCTGAGGTTTCTATTGCCGAGATTGCAAATTCAATCAGAGATCAAAATGCTGATGGCGTCTTGGTTGATGTACTGGATCTCTTAGTTATTACCTCCCTTGCTAAAAGCAAAAGTGAAGCCCGGCGCTTAATGTCACAGAATGCGATTGAGATTGACGGTGAAAGAGCATCGGAGGAAACATCTTTCGTCCGCTTTGGATCCATCATTCGCGCTGGGAGACGACGCTTCGTTCGTGTAGTCAATACTTGA